Genomic window (Capsicum annuum cultivar UCD-10X-F1 chromosome 10, UCD10Xv1.1, whole genome shotgun sequence):
tttagacattttttttttcatattttatatgttaaaaatctttttattcttttaaaaggAAAAACGTAACGATCACATAGTAAGAAACGATTACATTTTCTCCACATTCATTAtaaattattgtaattattaACGTTACAGAATTTCAAAGAGCCTCCTTTTAAAACCCCTTAATTATCCTCTCTTTGACATTACTACGTAATTTTTTCAGGCACTATGTAAGCAAATGGTGTATCCATGGCATTTTGGTGTAATTATGGTATTCATATATAGTAGCCACGGCATGACAATCagaggtgatgcatgtatctgaaaATAAATCATTCAACAATTAGGCATGAGTTTGATCTGTTGAAAAGGTGGCTGAAATGTGTCCTACTCCATATCCTGCTTGGTCACCTAATATGTGATTGAAGTGATAAAATATTAACAGAAGTTATGATTTTTCGTATATATAATTCCATATTGTACATGGAATTCGTGTTGGTGTTTGCAGGTACCCccattcattaaaattttttttatttaaatatgcaAATGGAAGTCAtactagattccggatgaatctagaaaacatatgcaatcctttcattaaaaatttttattttaatatatcaagattgaaaagataaataaatatcttaatgtgggcccgtgctgacacgggtcatgctcctCTAATTTAAATAATACATGTTGAATTAATTTGGAATAAATTTCATCATCAACTACTTAAAATTAGGATCTTGCTTCTAAGATCTGAGATAGATTTTAAAATCAGcgttgaattttgaatttttttcaaagtttttaACAAGTGACTTCTTCAAATGAAAAttaaagtaatatcataattatttttattttttttctgaaagaaaaataattcttttccatatttggctaatttgTCTCTATAAATATAATACCCTTTCttatacaacaacacaatagtATTTCTCCTcaatatgttttatattttttcaatacttaTTAGTTTCCCATGTCGTTTGaccaaattatataataatatatcatcttcatggtttgcaaactttaagcttttGCATGACGCCCCGTCGATTTCGAATAGTGGCGAAGCCACCTTTGCTCCAATCCGAACCCCGGaaaataatactatttttacataattaaaaatatcttttaagcatatatagtagatgttgaacccccttcgactagttcgaATATAtacttctgaaccccctcaaTTAAAATTCTGGCTCCGTCACTGATTTCGAACCCTACATAAATTATGAGCAAGTGGTTGACATTTGACATTTGCAAAAAAATGCACAGATGAGGTGAAGAAAACATATGCtggcattatatatatatatatatatatatatgatcactTATTAAAGCCCTTTTATGCTAGCTAGCATTTGATAACTCCCAGCAAAGTTTCAGCCATGTCCAAAAATACAATAGTTGTTATTATGATTGTTTCATTTTGCTTCTGTTATATTGACTACTCTACATCAAGATTATCATCTTCNNNNNNNNNNNNNNNNNNNNNNNNNNNNNNNNNNNNNNNNNNNNNNNNNNNNNNNNNNNNNNNNNNNNNNNNNNNNNNNNNNNNNNNNNNNNNNNNNNNNTTGATCCTGGATTTGCTCGTCTCCAAGTATGACAAATCTGGTGGAATGAATAAGGCCATTGAATACGATAACTTCATCGAGTATGTTTCTACATTTATGCAAATCTTTCTTAGTATATCTATCTGTTTTTATCGCGCTTTGACATTTGTGCTTCTCTCTCCTTTGCTTGATTCAGGTGCTGCCTCACTGTTAAGGTAAGCTGCAAAATTCGTCAATTATGGTGTTTCGTGTTTATACATACATTATGGTGTTTGTTCTTACATAGGCTTGTGCTTTTTCGCAGGGGCTAACTGAGAAATTCAAGCAGGCGGATACTTCACGTTCAGGCTCGGTTATGTTCACTTATGAGTCCTTCTTGCTGACCGTTTTGCCTTTCCTCATCGCTTAAACGCATGTAAAACAGCAACATACCCGGTGTAATTCTATGGAATCGCGTAGCGGCATGTGAATTTTACAATTGCAAGTGGTGGTGTTATGATTTTCCAGCTTTGATTCCATTTATTTCAGTAGAGATATGTTTGCTTTTGTTGGTTTTGTAATACAATTTTCAGGATGCTCAAGTAAAATCACTTGTCTAtcagtttgtttggttttggaGGTTATGGTTTGACATATCAGCTATTAGTTTGAAGAATTGCCAAATCGTTATCTATTAAAATGTTTTTGATTGATTAGATTATCGGGTTAACCATAAAGGTTAGAggtgaactttttttttttagttttattaaattgaatattATCTACCAATTTAGAATTAGTATTAAAGATGTGACGCACAATATTAGGAAGATTAATTGCAAATATAAAATAGCAAGCATAACATTTGATATAAAagaaactaattaattttatattatttgcatAATAAATCTATGAGATTTATCATCAATTATTGTTACGaataactcaataaaaaataaaatcaaaactattaaattaatatatttttttattcggATTACCGGTTCGATTCGGTAGAGCGATATTTGGATTTGCAAAATCCGCGGTCGAAGTACATAAGTGGCAACCGCGTAAATAACACCAAATTCCAGGACTTTTTATTAATACTAATAACTATATATAAACCGTCACCTTATACAAACTGTCTTttccatttttctctctctacctTTACAATGTCCGGTTACCCGCACAACAACGTTCCCGGTTACGGTTACGGCCAGCCGCCGCCGCCGTCTTCTCAGCCGTACTCCTCCGCCCCTTACGGAGCTCCTCCACCGTCATCTCAGCCTCACTCCTCCGCTCCCTACGGTGCTCCACCGCCGTCATCTCAACCGCACTCCTCCGCTCCCTACGGCGCTCCGACGCCGTCATCTCAACCGCACTCCGCTCCATACGGCGGTCCTCCACCGCCTTCTTCATCATCACCATACGGTGTTCCACCGCCGCAAACTTACTCACCATACGGCGCCGTTCCGTCTCCTTACGGCGATCCACATAAGCCTCCGAAGGAAAACAAACCGCAGTCTTACGGTGGCGGAGGTGCTGGTTACGCTGCCCCGCCGCCTTCAGCACCGTACGCGCCGTCACCTCCTTATGGTGCGAGTAGTAGTCCGTTTGCGTCGCTAGTGCCTTCGGCTTTTCCACCGGGCACGGATCCCAATGTAATAGCGTGCTTTCAGCTAGCGGATCAGGATGGGAGTGGGTTAATTGATGATAAGGAGCTGCAGAAGGCGCTTTCTTCGTATAATCAGAGCTTTAGCTTGAGGACTGTCCATCTCCTTATGTATCTCttcaccaataccaacactagaAAAATTGGTAATTTCACTCATTTCGTATTTAGTCCTCGTAATTGTAGCTTATTCTATGGATGCTTTTTGTGAATGTCAACTAAGTAATTGTAAGTAGAGTAAATTGCTATCATTTGATTACTAGAGTTAATCTTTGATAAATGATTACTATGAGCTGGACTTAATAGAATTTGATCAATCCTATTTTGTGTTTGTTAAGGTGGAATTAGGTGTCGTTTGGTAGTTGGTTAGAGTTATGCAGGTATTAGTAATGTACGAAATAGTTTTGATAAATGATTACTATGAGTCGGACTTGATAGAATTTGATCAATCCTATTTTGCGTGCGTGGAGTTAGATGCAAATCAAATACTGTATTAATCTTATTCGTGCATAACTTATCTCCTAACTAGCTAGCAAATGTGGTATTACTTATAAATGATCTATACCTACGTAACTAGCCTCCAAACCAACTACCAAACGGCCCCGTAATGTTTCTACTTTTGCTATCAACCATAGAAAATGAAGGaattgatgataaattccatgctGAAAATGTTGGATTGTGTACAACTAATAATTATATGTGGTATACAATTTAAAAAGGTACTTATCATATTGTTAGAATCTTCTTTTGATTGATTTGTGAATGGAGTAGTTGAAGAAGGTCATTTGGAGTAGCCATTTGTGATAAATAGGTAATTTTGATTAATATGTGAATGGAGTGGTTGAAAAAGGTCATTAGGAATAACCCCTTGTGATAAAAAAGTAGTAATTTTTATTAATACTTCGTAGTTTTCATAAATTTAAGCTAGTGGATTGGTGGGGCCATCCTAAAGTGTATATTGTGAAGAAAGATATGACCTAGAACCAATAGGACTGGGACTTGGTATGGACGTTTCACAACCCGTGCAGCAGAAATTCTTGGATGAGTTGCTTTTTATATCCTTTTCCAGGATTATGTGGAATGGATTGAGTCTGTTGTTCCTTGGAGTTGATGACTGCCTGGCCATTTACTTCTTCTGAATTGAAGATGGAATGAACCAACGCTTCTTGTCATCTTGTTGActtgttttttttcttcagaAGGTTGGTATAGGGGAAGGGACACCATGAGATTTGGTGTTTTGAGTCATCTTCTGCAGGGAAAAGTGTGAAAATACCCTGTTGGTCCATTATTGGTGCGATGCAAGGTGAGGTAttcatataaaaagaaaaaacattatttttcaGCAAGGAGATCTTGTGCAAAGCAGATTAGAAGTTTCTAAGGCTTATAGAAGTGTGTTCTCAAGTTGGCAATTGAGGATTATCTTGCTTAATATAACACTGTCTATCAGTTCTTTTCAGAAGGAGCTAAAGCAAGCCCATGACAGTATGGAGATAGCGACCGAGCTTCCATTTGTACTTCTCGATTTTCCCCTCTCTTCCTTTCTCCCTTCGTTTCTGGAGTAAGAATCTCAGTTGAGCCATCAGGGTGGCAAAACATAGCTGCCTACAAAACATGCAACTTTGTAAATTGCTTTTTCTACTTGGAAATTTTAGTTTCAGCATTTGGTAGTAAATGATTGTGTGCTAATATGTGCTCCTGACTTTCTTTTTCCCTCTATGTTTTTTCAAGAGGAAAGACGAAAGCAGACTAATGTCAATTTTATCTTCCTATTCCTTTCTTCTATTTGCTCTTCCAAATGTTATTGCTCTTCTTAGTGAATGAAAAGTATCATTTAATGATGTTAATCGaatttttgaagaatttctttGTTGATAAtagatattttccttttttatcttcTACCTGTTGATCTATTTCTGTCCTTGGAAACAGGTCCCAAAGAGTTCACATCTGTCTTTTACAGTCTTCAAGAATGGAGGGTAAGTTAAAGAATTCACTTCGCCTTTGCCCTTCATTGTGTTTCCCATTTTGGCTCAGAAAAAAAAGTTCTCCCTTTCTATGCAAGTTGATTGGAACTTCCTCTGTATGCAGGGAATTTTCGAGAGGTTTGACAGGGATAGGAGTGGAAAAATTGATTCATCTGAATTGAGGGACGCCTTACATAGCCTGGGATATGCTGTATCACATTCTATCCTGGACTTGCTGGTTTCTAAGTTTGACAAAACCGGTGGAAAGAATAAGGCCATTGAATATGATAACTTCATCGAGTATGTTTCTGCGTGATGCAAATCTTTCTTCTTATTGTTCTAGTAATATCTCTATATCTCCTCTTTCATTCTATGCTTTGCTAATTTTTTTACGTTTTGTGCTTTTGTTTTCTTTGCTTGATTCAGGTGCTGTCTCACTGTTAAAGTAAGTTCTACAGTATCTTCATCTGGTCTAGCTGTATCCAACCATTCTATATATTCATTTAGGCGTTTGTTCTAACATACACCGGCATTTCTTCTGCAGGGGCTAACTGAGAAATTCAAGGAGAAGGATACTTCATATTCAGGCTCGGCTACATTCAGCTACGAGTCCTTCATGCTGACCGTTTTGCCTTTCCTGATCGCATAAAGACATGTAAATTCTACTATTAGGGGTGGTCTTGCTATGACTTTCCAGCTTCGATTCCATTTGTTTTCAGGAGATATATGTTTGCTTCTGTTGGTTTTGTAAGACAATCCTTAGGGTGAAGTTTAATCACTTTCGTGTAGAAACCAGTGTGTTTAACAGCAGTTACTGGGATATATCAAACTTAATCATGTGTTTTGTGTTTCTTTTGATGTGTTCGTTTGTTCAAACATACTGTTGACAACTTAGACTGCTCTTCGAAAATTAAAATGAGGTTTACTGAAAAAAGTTTTTTGTAAGGgtcatttgtcattttctttttaagTGTCATATTATTGTTGGCTAAACAGACATTACTTGGTGAATCATTCACCAGAAACTTTACAATCGGTTGATCTCGATATCTCCAAGTTGTGTAACCATTTGCTTTTGTTTAAATTGTTGGGTTGAGATGTGTATTTTCTGTTGTATGACAAGGTTAGTTCCTTATATTCACTACCAAAGATTACGATGGTAGTCTTTTCAAAAGTATGAGATTTATTGGTCAAACACAAATCGTTTTTTAAcagaagtattttttaaaaaagcacttttaaaataaattaattttaaaataaattaattttagaagaTTGACAAACGGTGGGTAAGCATTCGCTTCTAAAAGAATTTGAACTAATTGTGCCATAGTTGAGCGTTTTTATCTAATCACTACATAGACACAACACAATGTCTCACTCTCAGAGGTGACCCTTGAGTTCAGTTGCttttggtttaatatggtatCAATAGCAATAGTCGTTTTTTCAATTTATCGGTCTTTGATTATAAGTTCTCTTGACCAAGACCTATAGGAACATGCTATTTACAACTTTTAAACCTGTTTGCATAGGCTCGTGTACTGATTTACGTTCAATAATCCCAGAGGCTAATGATTGTGATTTCGGTATTTGTTTGTATAATTAAAATCCCGAACAATCCTACCAAGCTTTACTGAAATGATCGATGATGCTGGTTGTGTGATAAAAGTTGTCTATCAAGTTATAGTTAATTGGCGATTATAATAAATAGTGTAATGATAAAAATTTACATTCAtaataaattttaagattttgtagaaaaaataataattaagacGTATTTTAAAAAGTCTAAGATATATTACAAATTACTAATCACATAAAATACGAAACCTTAACCTCAAAGTGAAAATAAGCAATATCAAAGTGAATTTCTCTCGCCGTAAGAGCATAAGTTGTTGGGAGGTGATTCTCCCATTGGTAAACTTGGGATTAAAGCCAGTTTATGTCTTCCGCTGAGCCATGAGCTCGTCGCATGAGGTTTTTCTAGTACGCTTTACATCCAGTGGTGGAACCAGGATTTTCACCAAGGGGGtcacaagtgaacatacgaactaatcgaaggggattcaacatctaccatatatacataaaaaataattttaatcatgtttatatagtataattttccgtcgaaTAAATTAAGTGTAGCTCCTCCACTATTTACATCTATCGTATAGTTTGCGAGCTATTACACAACAAGCAGATTACCACAGAATACTTCACCCGGAAGAGCGAAAGCTGTGGCATAAGCTGCAGATTTCTTTGGGGTTCAAAAAGTGAATTTCTTTTACTTATCTACACGTTGGTGATAGCAAAAATTACTCGATACTTGgccatttggccataaaatttttttcctttttttgggaaaaaatttttggaattgaaaattatggtgtttggccatgaaaatttggaaaataatttcaaaaaaaatttctgaaaagaaaaacaggtttttgttgttttcacaattttccaactccaattccaacttttattattattacatataacctcaatcttttaaatttttacgtaaaactctccttataacattacttttttaaTATTACGTATCtggcagttttaaaga
Coding sequences:
- the LOC107843852 gene encoding calcium-binding protein CBP, which produces MSGYPHNNVPGYGYGQPPPPSSQPYSSAPYGAPPPSSQPHSSAPYGAPPPSSQPHSSAPYGAPTPSSQPHSAPYGGPPPPSSSSPYGVPPPQTYSPYGAVPSPYGDPHKPPKENKPQSYGGGGAGYAAPPPSAPYAPSPPYGASSSPFASLVPSAFPPGTDPNVIACFQLADQDGSGLIDDKELQKALSSYNQSFSLRTVHLLMYLFTNTNTRKIGPKEFTSVFYSLQEWRGIFERFDRDRSGKIDSSELRDALHSLGYAVSHSILDLLVSKFDKTGGKNKAIEYDNFIECCLTVKGLTEKFKEKDTSYSGSATFSYESFMLTVLPFLIA